Proteins encoded in a region of the Synechococcus sp. BIOS-U3-1 genome:
- the leuS gene encoding leucine--tRNA ligase → MTAPQSSSMPESTPGLSDRYDPSLLEEQWQRKWDQEALYQTREPGPNQKAFYALSMFPYPSGSLHMGHVRNYVITDVIARAQRMRGDAVLHPMGWDAFGLPAENAAIERNVDPGVWTDRNIEQMRNQLGRLGLSIDWSREQATCHEDYYRWTQWLFLELHSAGLAYQKEATVNWDPIDQTVLANEQVDSEGRSWRSGALVEQKNLKQWFLKITQYADSLLDDLNLLQGWPERVRTMQANWIGRSIGAEIDFQVEGHRDVTISVFTTRADTLFGVSYVVLAPEHPLVDVLTTADQRESVEAFRDLVGELSNDERTADERPKRGVATGAEAVNPANGQTVPILVADYVLAGYGTGAVMGVPAHDERDFRFARTYELPVQRVIQVDGADEHLNDGEAWTGPGTLVNSGAFDGQSNDQAKQSITELGTTNGWARAKRQYRLRDWLISRQRYWGCPIPIIHCPDCGAQPVPTDQLPVALPKNVNLAGKGGSPLAALDAWVKVPCPICGKPARRETDTMDTFMCSSWYFLRFADPHNSDRPFNNEAVKRWLPVQQYVGGIEHAILHLLYSRFFTKELKDRGLITVSEPFERLLTQGMVQGVTYRNPRTGKYVAPALVADQDAPTDPDDGGELEVLFEKMSKSKHNGVDPALVIDRYGADTARMFILFKAPPEKDLEWDDADVEGQFRFLQRLWRLVDSVRKVTAPDQLFSNNSTERPAELSESETAIRRAVHLAIQAVGEDLSGDFQFNTAISELMKLSNSLSGPVLEASRPVQVEAMGALIRLLAPFAPHLAEEFWVRLGGEGSVHDQTWPVHDPEALLQDTVDLVIQVKGKVRGTIQVPADCDKETLESLALASEVAERWLDGKPPRRVIVVPGKLVNLVPS, encoded by the coding sequence GTGACAGCCCCGCAGTCCTCATCCATGCCCGAATCCACCCCGGGGCTGTCCGACCGCTACGACCCCTCACTCCTCGAGGAACAGTGGCAGCGGAAATGGGACCAAGAGGCTCTTTATCAAACGCGAGAGCCAGGGCCAAACCAGAAGGCCTTTTATGCGCTTTCGATGTTTCCATACCCCTCCGGCAGCCTTCATATGGGGCATGTTCGGAACTACGTGATTACCGATGTGATCGCCAGAGCTCAGCGCATGCGCGGTGATGCTGTGCTGCATCCGATGGGTTGGGACGCCTTTGGGTTGCCTGCTGAAAACGCGGCGATTGAACGCAACGTGGACCCTGGGGTCTGGACGGACCGAAATATTGAACAAATGCGCAATCAGCTCGGTCGTCTGGGGCTATCGATCGACTGGTCACGAGAACAGGCCACATGCCATGAGGACTATTACCGCTGGACGCAGTGGCTCTTTCTCGAGTTGCATTCAGCAGGCCTGGCCTACCAGAAAGAAGCAACTGTCAACTGGGACCCCATCGACCAAACGGTGCTTGCTAACGAGCAAGTTGATTCCGAAGGGCGCTCCTGGCGTTCCGGTGCACTGGTCGAGCAGAAAAACCTAAAGCAGTGGTTCTTGAAAATCACCCAGTACGCGGATTCACTGCTCGACGACCTAAATCTGCTTCAGGGTTGGCCTGAACGGGTCCGAACGATGCAAGCCAACTGGATCGGACGCTCGATCGGGGCTGAAATCGACTTTCAGGTGGAAGGCCACCGCGACGTCACGATCTCTGTGTTCACAACCAGGGCTGACACCCTCTTCGGTGTCAGTTATGTCGTTCTGGCCCCTGAACATCCATTGGTTGATGTTCTCACCACTGCCGATCAGCGTGAATCGGTCGAAGCCTTCCGCGATCTGGTCGGCGAGCTTTCGAACGATGAGCGAACGGCGGATGAGCGCCCCAAGCGGGGTGTCGCCACGGGTGCCGAGGCGGTGAATCCGGCCAACGGTCAGACCGTGCCGATCTTGGTCGCTGACTACGTCCTGGCGGGTTATGGAACCGGAGCAGTGATGGGAGTACCCGCCCATGACGAACGCGATTTCCGCTTCGCACGAACTTACGAACTACCTGTGCAGCGCGTGATCCAGGTGGACGGCGCTGATGAACACCTCAACGACGGTGAGGCATGGACAGGCCCTGGAACCCTGGTGAACAGCGGAGCGTTCGATGGACAGAGCAATGACCAGGCCAAGCAGTCGATCACCGAACTGGGAACGACAAATGGATGGGCACGAGCGAAGCGTCAATACAGGCTTCGAGATTGGCTGATCTCGCGGCAGCGCTACTGGGGTTGTCCGATTCCAATCATTCATTGCCCTGACTGCGGCGCACAGCCGGTTCCAACGGATCAGTTACCGGTGGCTCTTCCAAAAAACGTCAACCTGGCTGGCAAAGGGGGATCACCACTTGCCGCACTTGATGCCTGGGTGAAAGTCCCTTGCCCAATCTGTGGGAAGCCGGCAAGGCGCGAGACAGACACCATGGACACTTTCATGTGTTCGTCCTGGTATTTCCTGCGATTTGCTGATCCTCACAACTCCGACCGTCCTTTTAACAATGAGGCCGTGAAGCGCTGGCTGCCCGTTCAGCAGTACGTGGGAGGCATTGAGCACGCCATTCTGCACTTGCTCTATTCGAGATTTTTCACCAAAGAACTGAAGGATCGCGGACTGATCACGGTTAGTGAGCCCTTCGAGCGGCTGTTGACTCAGGGAATGGTGCAAGGGGTGACCTACCGCAATCCACGTACCGGGAAATATGTCGCTCCGGCTCTGGTTGCTGATCAGGATGCTCCCACTGACCCCGACGACGGAGGGGAACTTGAGGTGCTGTTCGAAAAAATGTCCAAGTCGAAGCACAACGGAGTCGACCCAGCACTGGTCATTGACCGCTATGGAGCGGACACAGCTCGGATGTTCATCCTTTTCAAAGCACCACCGGAGAAGGATCTTGAGTGGGATGACGCCGATGTGGAAGGCCAGTTCCGCTTTCTTCAACGTCTCTGGCGTCTGGTGGACAGCGTCAGGAAAGTGACAGCTCCGGATCAACTATTCAGCAACAACTCAACAGAAAGACCCGCAGAGCTGTCGGAATCAGAAACAGCAATTCGACGTGCCGTACATCTAGCTATTCAGGCTGTGGGTGAGGATCTCAGCGGCGATTTCCAGTTCAACACCGCGATTTCGGAATTGATGAAACTCTCGAACAGTCTTTCAGGACCTGTACTTGAAGCATCAAGACCGGTCCAGGTGGAGGCGATGGGAGCACTGATCAGACTTCTGGCTCCATTTGCACCGCACCTTGCAGAGGAATTCTGGGTTCGACTCGGTGGAGAGGGCAGTGTTCATGACCAGACCTGGCCGGTCCATGACCCAGAAGCACTCCTACAGGACACTGTTGATCTAGTGATTCAGGTCAAGGGAAAGGTTCGTGGAACCATTCAGGTTCCAGCTGACTGCGACAAGGAAACACTTGAGAGCCTCGCGCTGGCCAGCGAAGTGGCCGAGCGCTGGTTGGATGGAAAGCCGCCCAGACGGGTGATTGTGGTGCCTGGAAAGCTGGTCAATCTGGTGCCTTCCTGA
- a CDS encoding Hfq-related RNA-binding protein: MPGIRLIQSWIREQRVLGIELNDGRRLDGRLAWQDPHYFALQKDESNDPILINRLAVLTIRPLA, encoded by the coding sequence TTGCCCGGTATACGATTGATTCAGTCATGGATTCGTGAGCAGCGCGTGCTCGGAATCGAGCTGAATGATGGCCGCAGATTGGATGGCCGACTCGCTTGGCAGGATCCTCACTACTTTGCACTCCAAAAGGACGAAAGCAACGACCCCATCTTGATCAATCGACTGGCGGTGCTCACCATTCGCCCCCTGGCCTAA
- the dapF gene encoding diaminopimelate epimerase, giving the protein MLTFSKYQGLGNDFILMEGRSGQLPAEIHTPDPSWVQRLCDRRFGIGADGLILALPPENDAELRMRIFNADGSEAEMCGNGIRCLARFLADSDGDGPGRRWSIETPAGLIIPELQNDGQIRVDMGGPFLEPDSVPTTLLADVTGLPVGDLNLGGDTVGLAAVGMGNPHAIVPVDDLNSIPFERWGAELECHQVFPAKTNVHFLKVHGRSQLEIRVWERGAGPTLACGTGACATLVAAVLLGLSDREATVELPGGPLQISWKNNAASVFMTGPAVSVFDGVLNPDLIPFQASITDLSIDEASVVKAEQAAPLQAANHESDNSQSADACSEEEAQSRAQKFLASNSLDSMINIATESLEQRTLSRLQRDTQP; this is encoded by the coding sequence ATGCTGACGTTCAGTAAATATCAAGGGCTCGGCAACGACTTCATTTTGATGGAGGGACGTTCCGGACAATTGCCCGCCGAGATTCATACCCCCGATCCAAGCTGGGTCCAACGCCTTTGTGATCGACGCTTCGGCATTGGAGCTGATGGATTGATCCTGGCTCTTCCTCCGGAGAACGATGCTGAGCTGCGCATGCGCATCTTCAATGCCGATGGGTCTGAAGCAGAGATGTGCGGCAATGGAATTCGTTGTCTTGCTCGCTTCCTCGCTGACAGCGATGGAGATGGTCCGGGACGTCGATGGTCGATCGAGACCCCCGCTGGTCTGATCATTCCGGAACTTCAGAATGATGGCCAGATCCGTGTGGATATGGGAGGTCCCTTTTTGGAGCCTGACTCTGTCCCCACCACCCTCTTAGCTGATGTAACCGGACTGCCTGTGGGTGATCTCAACCTTGGTGGTGACACTGTTGGACTTGCCGCAGTGGGTATGGGAAATCCCCATGCGATCGTTCCCGTCGACGATCTCAACTCCATCCCTTTTGAGCGCTGGGGGGCAGAGCTGGAGTGCCACCAGGTGTTTCCGGCCAAGACCAATGTGCATTTTCTGAAAGTTCACGGACGCTCTCAACTTGAAATCAGAGTGTGGGAACGAGGAGCCGGTCCCACACTTGCCTGTGGTACAGGCGCCTGCGCAACGCTTGTGGCTGCTGTTCTGCTCGGTCTCAGCGACCGGGAAGCGACTGTTGAGTTGCCGGGTGGCCCTCTTCAGATCAGCTGGAAGAACAACGCTGCATCGGTGTTCATGACTGGTCCTGCCGTTTCCGTGTTCGATGGTGTTCTCAATCCTGATCTCATCCCATTTCAGGCTTCAATCACTGACCTCAGCATTGATGAAGCATCTGTGGTGAAAGCGGAACAAGCTGCGCCACTCCAAGCAGCCAATCATGAGTCCGACAACAGCCAATCAGCTGATGCATGTTCAGAGGAGGAAGCCCAGTCCAGAGCTCAGAAGTTTCTTGCCTCTAACTCCCTGGATTCGATGATCAACATCGCCACTGAATCCCTAGAACAGCGAACGCTTTCGCGTCTCCAACGCGATACCCAACCCTGA
- a CDS encoding cysteine desulfurase family protein, producing MIYLDACATAPLRPGVLQRMIETQDQAWANPSSLHGFGLKASESLERARSQIAANLCADHQDVVFTSGATESIHLALHGLAASCSPGRIVISSVEHPAVSGAAHLLSMSGWDVTEWPVDQLGRVRLELLDQLLAPPTKMVSLVWGQGEVGTIQPLLSVADACRSRGIPIHTDATQVMSQALPSWKQLPVDLLSCSAHKCGGPRGIGLLMTRESHRSTLEPLFSGGGQEGGLRSGTESVVLVAGMAAALDQIECCPPVDLARSGQGIADLRDALRDQLLRDERLTLCGDPKNRLPHHLSLLVSDYNGKPVSGRGLVRCLDACGLAVSSGSACSSGKDSDSPVLVAMGTPVTMRRSSIRISLGPWIEHKLLDEILQRFHAGLEQALSS from the coding sequence GTGATTTATCTCGATGCCTGCGCCACGGCCCCCCTAAGGCCTGGGGTACTGCAACGCATGATCGAGACCCAGGATCAAGCCTGGGCTAATCCTTCCAGTCTGCATGGCTTCGGTCTAAAAGCCTCTGAATCGCTTGAGAGAGCTCGTTCTCAGATTGCTGCAAACCTTTGTGCAGATCACCAGGATGTGGTCTTCACCTCTGGTGCCACTGAATCCATTCATCTCGCGCTTCATGGGCTTGCTGCCTCATGTTCACCGGGCCGGATTGTGATCTCATCGGTGGAACATCCCGCCGTCTCCGGAGCAGCTCATCTGCTGTCCATGAGTGGCTGGGACGTGACCGAATGGCCTGTTGATCAGCTGGGCAGGGTCAGACTCGAGCTTCTAGACCAGTTGCTGGCGCCACCTACCAAGATGGTCTCTTTGGTTTGGGGGCAGGGTGAAGTCGGCACGATCCAACCTCTGCTGAGCGTTGCAGACGCTTGCAGATCTAGGGGGATTCCCATTCACACCGATGCAACCCAGGTCATGAGCCAGGCACTTCCGAGCTGGAAGCAGTTACCCGTTGATTTACTGAGCTGCTCGGCCCACAAGTGTGGGGGACCTCGAGGGATCGGCCTGCTGATGACTCGTGAATCGCACCGCTCGACTCTGGAGCCGCTCTTTTCGGGGGGGGGGCAGGAGGGAGGCCTCAGGAGTGGTACTGAATCAGTTGTTTTGGTTGCCGGCATGGCCGCTGCGCTGGATCAGATCGAATGTTGTCCTCCAGTCGATCTCGCTCGATCAGGACAGGGCATCGCTGACCTGCGAGACGCTTTACGCGACCAATTGCTCAGGGATGAACGGCTGACGCTCTGTGGAGATCCAAAGAATCGACTGCCTCACCATCTGTCACTGCTGGTGAGCGATTACAACGGCAAGCCTGTCTCAGGGCGTGGTCTAGTTCGCTGTCTTGATGCGTGCGGATTGGCGGTGAGCAGCGGCAGTGCCTGTTCCTCTGGAAAGGACAGCGACAGCCCTGTCTTGGTCGCCATGGGCACTCCAGTGACCATGCGCCGATCCAGCATCCGAATCAGCCTCGGTCCGTGGATTGAACACAAGCTGCTTGATGAGATTCTGCAGCGCTTTCATGCCGGACTAGAGCAGGCACTCAGCAGTTGA
- a CDS encoding DUF1995 family protein: MSAVLPADLSEAEQRTFVALCEVLSTKRRGRWQVTWKFEGLRLLGPSIRLTQALRDSGISLLLAWPDAGAAALAKRDGPDIAECCVDLNQLQRDPAWAGRGDLLLIVGAQPSDYETVEAICAQWFEPVVLLNSRLEDAAVGIGSVARQRRKGFMSTWQSAFHLEPFLQGALLQEHQQQWDLFRQDSDGYRWVQQFDARPDQEQIDEALASAGDGLRQTLGAMDRFIDDLRG, from the coding sequence TTGAGCGCCGTTCTTCCCGCAGATTTATCCGAAGCTGAACAGCGGACTTTCGTGGCTCTCTGTGAGGTCCTCAGCACCAAACGTCGTGGCCGCTGGCAAGTGACCTGGAAGTTTGAGGGCCTTCGTCTACTCGGACCCTCCATCCGACTGACTCAGGCCTTGAGGGATAGCGGTATCAGCCTGTTGCTGGCCTGGCCAGATGCAGGCGCTGCAGCCCTCGCTAAGCGTGATGGACCTGACATTGCTGAGTGCTGCGTCGATCTGAATCAGCTGCAACGCGACCCTGCCTGGGCTGGGCGTGGTGATCTCTTACTGATTGTTGGCGCTCAACCAAGCGATTACGAAACAGTTGAAGCGATCTGCGCTCAGTGGTTTGAACCGGTTGTGTTGTTGAACAGCCGTTTGGAAGATGCTGCAGTCGGAATCGGCAGCGTGGCTCGTCAGCGACGAAAGGGATTTATGTCCACCTGGCAATCGGCCTTTCATTTGGAACCCTTTTTGCAAGGAGCTCTGTTGCAGGAACATCAGCAGCAGTGGGACCTCTTCAGACAGGACTCGGACGGATATCGCTGGGTACAGCAATTCGATGCCCGTCCAGATCAGGAACAGATAGACGAGGCTCTTGCCAGTGCAGGGGATGGTTTGAGACAGACCCTCGGGGCGATGGATCGTTTCATCGACGATCTGCGTGGTTGA
- a CDS encoding DUF4330 domain-containing protein, with protein sequence MAFSDRLRSMSIIDAAAVVVALVAVGGVLWSPKLSNTVARATGAIQPVEVTVDVRNTSAADPDQLIAEALKSGRTSLVIRNQPAGSVQLIRIDDIRRQLASVLPDGSVVMADDPNREIQGMLDARFVLQGDATVTSSGVVIAGTKLKVGIPVELEGRFYRVNGIVSGVSVQ encoded by the coding sequence ATGGCCTTCTCTGATCGCCTTCGATCAATGTCCATCATCGACGCAGCCGCAGTGGTTGTTGCTCTGGTGGCTGTCGGAGGTGTGTTGTGGAGTCCGAAGCTCAGTAACACCGTCGCCAGGGCTACAGGGGCCATCCAACCGGTGGAGGTCACTGTGGATGTCCGCAACACCAGTGCTGCGGATCCGGATCAGTTGATCGCGGAAGCTCTGAAATCAGGTCGTACATCCCTGGTGATCCGTAATCAGCCAGCTGGGAGTGTGCAACTGATCAGAATCGATGACATCAGACGTCAGCTTGCATCTGTTCTTCCTGATGGCAGCGTTGTGATGGCTGATGACCCCAACAGGGAGATCCAAGGCATGCTCGATGCCCGTTTCGTTCTCCAGGGAGACGCCACAGTCACCTCGTCCGGTGTTGTCATCGCAGGAACAAAGCTCAAAGTGGGAATTCCTGTAGAACTTGAAGGCCGTTTTTATCGGGTGAACGGAATCGTCAGTGGAGTCTCCGTGCAATGA
- a CDS encoding D-alanyl-D-alanine carboxypeptidase/D-alanyl-D-alanine-endopeptidase, which produces MRTMFVTSGFLLIPLAMPVAARQVDPLNIPPPPPTEQPFPQLQRGRSCPALVKALRTNLGSEARVWSVTVLNSDGDVLGDVNGSVPRIPASNQKLISTAYALDRLGPDFRLKTQLIQRSDGSMELNGQGDPDLGIAGLQRFVLAALRQGGARGNSVEAVKLMVREEPRSNWWPSDWHPADRGYAYGAPITRLALTSNAVGGAVSDPYLRLQRLFQQEAMRRGGTVQIQRGQPLIGTISAVHQENVVLHEESSAPMHALLSLANTESHNFTAEVLLRQASGVWDVRAASRATERWMVEQGLPIQGLRVADGSGLSRNNRVTSNTIAALLMRMDQHPYSAYYQASMAIAGQRGTLRNLYRGSVLDGRFRGKTGTISGVRSISGYLQTVDGPRYVSMISNGSVSPNTVMGQILRSVQRFSPCPSSFAPAKRPDVLG; this is translated from the coding sequence ATGAGAACCATGTTCGTCACCTCTGGATTTTTACTGATTCCTCTGGCCATGCCTGTGGCCGCCAGACAAGTTGATCCGCTGAATATCCCGCCGCCGCCACCAACAGAGCAACCATTCCCCCAGCTGCAGCGTGGTCGTTCTTGCCCAGCTCTTGTCAAAGCTCTTAGAACCAATCTTGGAAGCGAAGCAAGAGTCTGGTCCGTCACTGTTCTCAATAGCGATGGAGATGTTCTTGGGGACGTCAACGGTTCCGTCCCGAGAATTCCAGCGTCCAATCAAAAGTTGATCAGTACGGCCTATGCCCTTGATCGACTTGGCCCTGATTTCCGATTGAAAACCCAGCTGATTCAGAGGTCAGACGGCTCGATGGAGTTGAACGGCCAGGGAGATCCAGATCTTGGAATCGCAGGTCTTCAACGGTTTGTTCTTGCCGCTCTTCGTCAGGGTGGCGCCAGAGGCAACTCTGTGGAGGCCGTCAAACTGATGGTGCGAGAGGAGCCTCGTAGCAACTGGTGGCCAAGCGATTGGCACCCTGCCGATCGTGGTTATGCCTATGGCGCTCCGATTACGCGTCTGGCTCTGACCAGCAATGCCGTTGGTGGTGCCGTAAGCGATCCCTATTTGCGCCTGCAACGACTGTTCCAGCAAGAAGCGATGCGACGCGGCGGAACGGTTCAGATCCAGAGGGGGCAGCCTCTTATTGGAACGATTTCAGCTGTGCATCAGGAGAACGTGGTGCTGCATGAGGAGAGTTCTGCTCCCATGCATGCACTGCTCAGTCTTGCCAACACTGAGAGCCATAATTTCACCGCTGAGGTGCTCCTGCGCCAGGCTTCAGGAGTCTGGGACGTCAGGGCGGCTTCCCGTGCAACGGAGCGCTGGATGGTCGAGCAGGGGTTGCCGATTCAGGGGCTACGAGTGGCCGACGGCAGTGGATTGTCACGCAACAATCGGGTCACGAGCAACACAATTGCAGCTCTGCTGATGCGTATGGATCAACATCCGTACTCCGCTTACTACCAGGCCTCAATGGCCATTGCAGGGCAGAGGGGCACTCTGCGCAATCTTTACCGAGGTTCCGTTCTTGATGGACGCTTCAGAGGCAAGACAGGAACCATCAGCGGCGTTCGAAGCATTTCTGGTTACCTACAAACCGTGGACGGTCCCAGATACGTGAGCATGATTTCCAACGGATCTGTGAGCCCCAACACGGTGATGGGGCAAATCCTGCGATCGGTCCAGAGGTTCAGCCCATGCCCCTCATCTTTCGCACCCGCGAAGCGGCCCGACGTGCTCGGCTGA